In bacterium (Candidatus Blackallbacteria) CG13_big_fil_rev_8_21_14_2_50_49_14, the genomic stretch ACTGAGTCCAGCAGGTGAGCTGGACTGGCTACAGGGGCTTGTGCGGTTGTCGGGGCCAAAACCGTATTCAGGCCTTGCGTCGAACAGGCCGTCAGAAAAGCCAGGCTGATCAGCCCGATAAGTTTAGGAGTAAAGCCGTTGAACATTGATCACTGCCGGGTGGAGCATGAGAACCCTGACTGCCAAGCCAGGATTCAGATGGAGGGGCAATTGCAGCCGATAGGAGTAAAAAGACCGTTTTTCAACCTCACGCGTGCCATAAATTTTGTGAAATTTGGCGATCGTTTCGGCTGTGGTGCCGGGTTTAAAGTCAATGATCATCTGGTTGCCACCATCCAGCGGGATTTGGGTGACAATCGCTGTACCATTGGGGATTTGGGTTTGGTTGCCCACTGTGGCTGGTGTATTAGACGCAGTAGGCGCAGGGGAAGCGCCAGCTTGGGGGGATGAAACCGGATCGGGGAGCTTCATTTTGAAATTGGGTTCAGCATATTCCACCAAGGGGCTTTTTGAAAATAAAGCCTTGGCTTCTTCTACGCTCATGCCCTGTGGCAAACGCAAACGGTGCACATGAATACCCGAAATAACGCTTAAAGTACTGGCATTGTAATGCGTGGTCAAAAATTTGATATCCGAGGCACTGGCTTCGGGTTTAAACTTTACCAGCAACTCTCCGGGCATATAATCAGAGGTTTTAACGGGTTGGCCAGGGTTGACGGGCTGAATATTCACGGCTGTGGGGTTGATATGATCGGCTACTTGGTAAATCGGAGCGGGATCGGTGCTGGCGACACTGCCCAAACTGGCAAAAAGTTCAGCGTATTGATTGCGGGTTCTCAAACTGGGAATTTTAAAGACCCAGGTATGGTTGCCCTTGTTTTGGGGGTGGGGCGCTTTGAAAGTTTCCCCTAACATTTCAACAAAGGAGGTCTGAACCTCTGGACGAAACGTTACCGTGACAAACTGGTCTGCGGCCAGAACTGACTGACTGAGTGTCAGACTGAATATGCAGGATGTGAGAAAAAGTTTGATGCTTTTCATTTGAGCAAATTATAGCATGCGGGTTAGGGTGAAATGGAAGCTTATTCTGAACTGGAACGAAAAATCCATGCTGAAAGCTATCCTTTTTCAGCGTTGCGTTCCACTTCATAGCCCAATTCCATGAGCTTTTTACGCTCATTGCGCCAATGGGGCATAACTTTCACGAAAAGTTCGAGATAAATTTGGGTGCCCAAAAAACTGGAAATGGTCAATCGGGCGGCTTCCCCAATTTCCTTGAGTTTCTGCCCTTGTTTGCCAATCACGATTCTTTTCTGAGTATCGCGCTCAACCACGATTACTGCAGAAATATAGGTAAGATCAGCTGTCCGCTGCTTATACTGTTCAATATACACAGAGGTGGCATGTGGAATTTCATTGCCTGTGCGGCGAAAAACCTGTTCGCGAATCAGTTCTGCCACCATCACGCGTTCGGTCTGGTCGGTATATTCATCTTCAGGATAAAGTGCAGGGCCAACGGGCAATTCCTTAAATAAAGCGGTCATGACTTCGTCCAGGCCTTCGGAGTGTTTTGCGGAAATTTGAAACACTTTGCGAAAATGCCCCAAATCTGTATAGGCTTTGAGGAACTGTTCTTTCTGGCCTTTGGGCAGTTTATCGACCTTGTTGACCAATAAAAAGGTCTGGGGGGCTTTGTTGGCAAGTACGTCGGCAATAAAGCGATCCCCTGGGCCTGGCGCTTCGGTCGCATCGACCACAAAAAGATGCCAGTCCACTTCCTGTAAAACATGCATGGCCTGTTCAATGATGCTTTTGGCCATCAGGTGCTTGGGTTTGTGAATCCCTGGGGTATCAACAAAGATAACCTGCCCCCGATCAGGATCACTTAAGATTCCGCGCAGACAGGATCGGGTGGTTTGGGGCCGTTTCGAAACAATCGCGACCTTTTCTCCAATTAAATGATTCAGCAGGGTCGATTTCCCTACATTGGGGCGGCCTACCAGGCTGACAAAGCCACTTTTTAAGGATTCAGGCACGTTATTCTTCTTTCTGCATATCAAAATCATGCTTCAGGGATTCTGTCCGGGTAATCGTGATTTGAAAGACCCGTGTTTTGAAGCCCTGTTTATTCAAGGAAAGGCGAAAGACGCCTGCCGGAATTTCGCGAAAGGTGTATTTGCCTTCCGGCGAACTGAGCGTAATCACCATCAGATCGTCATTTTCGAGTTTGAGTCGAACGCCGCTGAGGGCGGCACCTGAGGCGTCTTTGACCTGACCTTCAATCACCGCTGAAACCACCTGTTTGGCAGGGGGCGGTGCGCTGTTGGCAGGAACAGGTGTGGGCAAGGGGCTGGGGGGAACTGCACTGGGTTCAGGTGGGCTGGGTGTAGGGGCTGGGCCTTCGACGATAAATTCATGAACATTGACTGTTCCTGGCGAAATTTCAAGCTCTTTGCGCGAGGAGATACGTCCCTGATAAAACAGGGTCAAGGTGTATTTGCCTGGCAGAATATCGGCAAGTAAATAAGAACCATTGGCTTCGGGCTTGTTTTCTTTGATCAGGGTTCCCCTGCTGTCTGTCAGTTCCAATTTACTGGATTGATCGCTGACCGGGTTGCCATCGGGCATAATCACCCGTCCTGATACACGCCCTGTACGCTGTGTAAGCGTTATTTCCATAAAGGTTTCACGGTTATCCTGAACCGAGATAAAGCGGGATTCAGAATACCAACCCTCTTTCATGATCTCCACCTCATAGGCTCCGCTGGGCACGTGTAAATAGCGAGCCTCGCCGACGGGATCCGTATGGGCATTTAAGCGCAGCACCAAATCAGGGCTTGAAAGGCGTATATTTGCTCCTGACAGGGATTTTTGATCGACTTTGTCGATCACGCGAATTCTGAAGCTGCCTTTTTTCAGAGCCTGGGGCTGCACTTCAACCTGAGAGGGTGGGGTCGCAGAGGATTGTGGCGTGGGCGTTGAAGAAACCTGGGGGCTTGGGCTGGGGCTCGAAACGGGAGAGGGGGCAGTATGGGGAGTCAAGCCAAAATTGCCGCTGTAACCGATGCCGATCACAAAATCCCGATCCCAAAAGGTACGCCCTGGCATTTGCATCAGACCAATATCCAGATTGAGGAAAGGCCAAGGGGTGAAACTCAGGCCAAAATTAAAGGCCTGGGAACTGAGATCATTCAAGGAACCCATGTATTCAAGCTTGAAACGTCCATAATCCATAACGGGGACTTCAAGCCCACCGACCAGACGCGCGCCTTTTAAATCTCCCATAAAGCCACCGTGCAGATTGGCAATATGCAAGCTGCCTTTTTCAAGCGGAAGATAAAAAGAACGGCTCAGGGTCAGAAAGAGACTGTTACCGGGCACATAACTGTTGCCGCTGTCGAGCCCCAAAAGACTGGCTCCCAAGGCCAAAGAAACGGGGGCTCCCTGATCTTGAGAGATCAAGCGGTATTTCAGGCTGCCGGCCATGGAGGCAAACCCACTGGCGGGGGGGGCACCAAAGACCAAGCCAAGTTCCAGGTTGTCAAAAAGACTGATCATGGCGGAACCAGAGAGGCCTGAGTTTAAGGGGAAATAACGTAAGTTTCCTGAATAACTTCCATTCGGCATAACTTCTGCCGTAGGTACATTTAAGAGGCCAGAATAGCCCCACAGGGCTGGATTCACAGCCTTGTGGGGGGCCTTCCCGTTGGGGGCTTCCGCCGCTCCAACGGGAAGGTTGACCGTAAGCGTCAAGGCTGTTGCAAGCAACAACCCTGACGTCTTGTTCAGCATCCT encodes the following:
- a CDS encoding GTPase Era yields the protein MILICRKKNNVPESLKSGFVSLVGRPNVGKSTLLNHLIGEKVAIVSKRPQTTRSCLRGILSDPDRGQVIFVDTPGIHKPKHLMAKSIIEQAMHVLQEVDWHLFVVDATEAPGPGDRFIADVLANKAPQTFLLVNKVDKLPKGQKEQFLKAYTDLGHFRKVFQISAKHSEGLDEVMTALFKELPVGPALYPEDEYTDQTERVMVAELIREQVFRRTGNEIPHATSVYIEQYKQRTADLTYISAVIVVERDTQKRIVIGKQGQKLKEIGEAARLTISSFLGTQIYLELFVKVMPHWRNERKKLMELGYEVERNAEKG